The genomic window CCGACCTCCAGCGCCGGGACCGAGCCGCCGCCGTCGCGGGTGACCTGCTCGACCACCTGCTCGGCCAGCCAGCGGGACCGCTGCTCGGCCCAGACGTAGCTGTCGGCCACCGCGGCGGCGATGCGCTGGTCGAGCCACGCGGTGATCTCCGGCCAGGCCGGCCCCGGGTCGCGGGCGGCGATGACCTCCTCGGCCTCGCGGACGACGACCCGCGAGCGGTCCCGCAGGTCGTGGTCGATGTCGGCCATGAGGTCGGTGACGCCGTCGCTGAGCACCTGCTGCCACCGCGAGGAGCGGCGGCGCTGCTCGTCGACGGCGGTGCGGGCCTCGTCCAGCTCGGCGAGCAGCGCCTCGCGCGAGGCCGGGTCCTCCAGGCTGCGCAGCTCCGAGCGCAGCGCCAGGGACAGGTGGCCGGTGACGGCGGTGAGGTCGTGCACGAGGGAGCGGCGGGCCAGCGACGCGGCGCGGCCGGCCACCTCGTCCTGCAGGTGGGCGACCAGCGGGCCCAGGCCGGACTCCTCGTGCAGCTCGCGGTCGCGGGCCTGCACGGCGAGCAGCGCCAGCGTCGAGGAGACGGCGAACAGCGGCGCGTCCAGCCCGCGGGCGGCCAGGTGGCCGCGGTCGAGGTCGGCGATGCGCCGCCAGTCGGGACAGGCGTCGGTCTTGGTCAGGACGCAGACGACCGTCGGGCACAGCGCGGTGGCCTGCTCGAGCAGCGCCATCTCCGGCGCGGTGAACTCCTGGCTGGCGTCGGAGACGAAGACGACGGCGTCGGCGGTGGGCAGCAGGTCCAGCGTGCTCAGCGCGTGCGCGACGCCGAGGCCGCCGACGCCGGCGGTGTCGACCAGCTCCAGCCCGCCCGCGAGCAGCCGCCGCGGCAGCTCCACCTCCGCCTGGACGATCCGCTCGGCGCCGGGCCCGGTGACGCGGGCGGCGACCGTCTCCACCGGCACGGGCACCCGCTCGGTGGCGACCTCGGCACCCGGCTCCCCGGACGTCGGGCCCACCGCCCGCACGAGCGTGGCCCGCGGCGCGTCCCCGTTGCGCACGACCGTGGGCACGAGGGTGGCGACGTCGTCGGCGACCGGGCAGACCGGCACCCCGGTCAGGGCGTTGACCAGGGAGCTCTTGCCCTGCTTGGGCTCCCCCAGGACCAGGACCCGCACGCCCGGGGCGGCGTGCCGGCCGCGCGCCTGGGTGAGCCGGCGGTGCAGGTCGGGGCGCTCGCACTCGTCGGCGAGCGCCAGCGCCCGGTCGGCGAGCTGTTCCGGTGTGACCACGGCCACCTCCTCTCCGGGCCCGGTCTACCACCCGGGGCCCGGTCGCGGACAGGGAGCAGCCCGGCCCCGGGGCACTGGGCACCGGGGCCGGGCGCGGGTGGGAGGGATCAGTAGGCGGCGTGGTCGGGCTCGACGATGACCACCGGCGAGTCGTCGACCAGGTCGTCGTCGGACAGGTCGTTGTGGTTCAGGGAGTCGTCGATCCCGTCGTCGTCGGACAGGTCGTTGTTGTTCCCGGAGTCGTCCACGTCGACCAGGTCGTCGTCGGACAGGTCGTTGTTGTTGAGGGAGTCGTCGATCCCGTCGTTGTCCTGGGACAGGTCGTTGTCGTTGAGGGAGTCGTCGATCCCGTCGTTGTCCTGGGACAGGTCGTTGTCGTTCAGGGAGTCGTTGACCGAGTGGTCGTTGCCGACGTTGTCCAGGTCGACCGACGTGTTGCCGTCGTCCCCGTCGTTCGAGTCGCCGACCTGGCCGCCGTTGTTGGCGGTGGTGTTCGTGCCGCCCTCGTTCTCGCTGCCGACCTGGTCACCACCCACGACGCTGCCGTCGCCGGTCTCGACGCCCGCGGAGCCCTCGATGATCGGGCTGTCGTCCCCGAGGGTGA from Geodermatophilus normandii includes these protein-coding regions:
- a CDS encoding dynamin family protein, which gives rise to MVTPEQLADRALALADECERPDLHRRLTQARGRHAAPGVRVLVLGEPKQGKSSLVNALTGVPVCPVADDVATLVPTVVRNGDAPRATLVRAVGPTSGEPGAEVATERVPVPVETVAARVTGPGAERIVQAEVELPRRLLAGGLELVDTAGVGGLGVAHALSTLDLLPTADAVVFVSDASQEFTAPEMALLEQATALCPTVVCVLTKTDACPDWRRIADLDRGHLAARGLDAPLFAVSSTLALLAVQARDRELHEESGLGPLVAHLQDEVAGRAASLARRSLVHDLTAVTGHLSLALRSELRSLEDPASREALLAELDEARTAVDEQRRRSSRWQQVLSDGVTDLMADIDHDLRDRSRVVVREAEEVIAARDPGPAWPEITAWLDQRIAAAVADSYVWAEQRSRWLAEQVVEQVTRDGGGSVPALEVGAAGDALDTLVDLPGMDDGSLTLRERTLIGLRGSYTGVLMTGLVTSLAGLAIINPFSLAAGVVLGRKAYNDDAKQRRQRRESEARTVVRRHLDEVVFQVGKHLKDRLRAVQRTLRDLVTDTTDETARTLADAVKAAQRSAKEATADHEARIRVLRARLDRLDRLTADVARLDRAPVPTP